A part of Neovison vison isolate M4711 chromosome 6, ASM_NN_V1, whole genome shotgun sequence genomic DNA contains:
- the EIF1B gene encoding eukaryotic translation initiation factor 1b, producing the protein MSTIQNLQSFDPFADATKGDDLLPAGTEDYIHIRIQQRNGRKTLTTVQGIADDYDKKKLVKAFKKKFACNGTVIEHPEYGEVIQLQGDQRKNICQFLLEVGIVKEEQLKVHGF; encoded by the exons ATGTCCACTATCCAGAACCTCCAATCTTTCG ACCCCTTTGCTGATGCAACTAAGGGTGACGACTTACTCCCGGCAGGGACTGAGGATTACATTCATATAAGAATCCAGCAACGGAACGGCAGAAAGACACTGACTACTGTCCAGGGCATTGCAGATGATTATGACAAAAAGAAACTTGTGAAAGCTTTCAAAAAG AAATTCGCCTGTAATGGTACTGTGATTGAACATCCTGAATACGGAGAGGTTATTCAGCTTCAAGGTGaccaaagaaaaaacatttgCCAGTTTCTCTTGGAG gTTGGCATTGTCAAGGAGGAACAGCTTAAGGTTCATGGATTCTAA